From the genome of Drosophila melanogaster chromosome 2L, one region includes:
- the alien gene encoding alien, isoform B, translating into MSDNDDDFMCDDDEDYGLEYSEDSNSEPDVDLENQYYNSKALKEEEPKAALASFQKVLDLENGEKGEWGFKALKQMIKINFRLCNYDEMMVRYKQLLTYIKSAVTRNHSEKSINSILDYISTSKNMALLQNFYETTLDALRDAKNDRLWFKTNTKLGKLYFDRSDFTKLQKILKQLHQSCQTDDGEDDLKKGTQLLEIYALEIQMYTVQKNNKKLKALYEQSLHIKSAIPHPLIMGVIRECGGKMHLREGEFEKAHTDFFEAFKNYDESGSPRRTTCLKYLVLANMLMKSGINPFDSQEAKPYKNDPEILAMTNLVNSYQNNDINEFETILRQHRSNIMADQFIREHIEDLLRNIRTQVLIKLIRPYKNIAIPFIANALNIEPAEVESLLVSCILDDTIKGRIDQVNQVLQLDKINSSASRYNALEKWSNQIQSLQFAVVQKMA; encoded by the exons ATGTCCGACAACGATGATGATTTTATGTGCGACGATGATGAGGACTATGGATTG GAATATTCCGAAGATAGCAACTCGGAACCGGATGTGGATCTGGAGAATCAGTACTACAACAGCAAGGCTctgaaggaggaggagcccAAAGcggcgttggccagtttccaaAAGGTGCTCGATCTggaaaatggcgaaaaagGAGAGTGGGGCTTCAAGGCGCTGAAGCAGATGATCAAGATCAACTTTAGGCTG TGCAACTACGATGAAATGATGGTGCGCTATAAGCAGCTACTCACCTACATCAAGAGTGCCGTCACCAGGAACCATTCGGAAAAGAGCATCAATTCGATTCTGGACTACATATCCACATCGAAGAAT ATGGCACTGCTCCAAAACTTTTACGAGACCACTCTGGATGCTTTGCGGGATGCGAAAAACGATCGGCTGTGGTTTAAGACCAACACCAAGCTGGGCAAACTCTACTTCGACCGCAGTGACTTTACCAAGCTGCAGAAGATACTAAAGCAATTGCATCAAAGCTGTCAGACGGACGATGGCGAGGACGATCTGAAGAAGGGCACTCAGCTCCTGGAAATCTATGCCCTGGAGATTCAGATGTATACGGTGCAGAAGAACAACAAGAAACTTAAGGCCCTCTATGAACAGTCACTCCACATCAAGTCGGCCATTCCTCATCCCCTAATCATGGGTGTCATCCGTGAGTGCGGCGGTAAAATGCATCTACGAGAAGGCGAGTTCGAAAAGGCACACACGGACTTCTTTGAGGCGTTCAAGAACTACGATGAGAGCGGTTCGCCGCGCAGAACCACTTGCCTAAAGTACTTGGTGTTGGCCAACAT GCTGATGAAATCGGGCATAAATCCCTTTGACTCACAGGAAGCCAAACCGTATAAAAATGATCCGGAAATCCTTGCTATGACAAACCTGGTCAATTCCTATCAAAACAACGATATCAATGAGTTTGAAACCATCTTAAGGCAACATCGCAGCAATATCATGGCCGATCAGTTTATACGTGAACACATCGAAGATTTGCTGCGTAACATTCGCACCCAGGTGCTTATAAAACTTATCAGGCCCTATAAGAACATCGCTATACCCTTCATAGCCAATGCACTGAACATTGAGCCAGCTGAGGTGGAAAGCCTGCTGGTTTCCTGCATTCTAGATGA CACAATCAAGGGACGCATCGACCAGGTGAATCAGGTGCTGCAGCTGGACAAGATCAACAGCAGTGCTTCGCGGTACAATGCCCTGGAAAAATGGTCCAACCAAATCCAATCGCTGCAGTTCGCTGTGGTCCAGAAAATGGCCTAA
- the CG18661 gene encoding uncharacterized protein, isoform A, with product MSLTKRLLHIHPRCSFSKRSHPSADRNSQPISEALLSQVDKTTENLQLLEIASGSGQHAGFLAPLLPNITFQPTEYERNQFGSIAAYAGDCPTRNIRPPFHVDITRDPGDWEAPPAPASYDYMFNSNMMHISPWSCSIGLFRAAGQLLKKGGRMFTYGPYAQDGILVPQSNVDFDRSLRQRDASWGVRDIKDLKVLAAENGLQLEKLVKMPSNNKFLTWLKL from the exons ATGAG CCTGACCAAGCGACTTCTGCACATCCATCCCCGTTGCAGCTTCTCCAAGAGATCGCATCCCTCGGCGGATCGCAATTCGCAACCGATTTCGGAGGCGCTACTCTCTCAAGTGGACAAAACCACCGAGAATTTGCAATTGCTGGAAATTGCTTCAGGCTCGGGACAACATGCTGGATTCCTGGCGCCCCTGCTGCCCAACATCACCTTCCAGCCGACGGAGTACGAAAGGAATCAGTTCGGTTCGATTGCTGCCTATGCAGGGGATTGTCCCACTCGAAATATTCGCCCGCCATTCCATGTGGACATCACCCGGGATCCCGGAGACTGGGAGGCTCCACCAGCACCAGCCAGCTACGACTACATGTTCAACTCGAACATGATGCACATCAGTCCGTGGTCCTGCTCCATTGGACTATTCCGGGCTGCCGGACAGCTGTTGAAGAAGGGCGGCAGGATGTTCACCTACGGACCATATGCACAAGACGGTATACTCGTTCCACAGAGCAATGTGGACTTCGATCGGAGCCTGCGACAGAGGGACGCCTCCTGGGGCGTTCGCGACATTAAGGACCTGAAGGTCTTGGCGGCCGAAAATGGACTGCAGCTGGAAAAGCTCGTCAAGATGCCATCAAACAACAAGTTCCTGACCTGGCTAAAGCTATAA
- the CG18661 gene encoding uncharacterized protein, isoform B — MSFSKRSHPSADRNSQPISEALLSQVDKTTENLQLLEIASGSGQHAGFLAPLLPNITFQPTEYERNQFGSIAAYAGDCPTRNIRPPFHVDITRDPGDWEAPPAPASYDYMFNSNMMHISPWSCSIGLFRAAGQLLKKGGRMFTYGPYAQDGILVPQSNVDFDRSLRQRDASWGVRDIKDLKVLAAENGLQLEKLVKMPSNNKFLTWLKL, encoded by the exons ATGAG CTTCTCCAAGAGATCGCATCCCTCGGCGGATCGCAATTCGCAACCGATTTCGGAGGCGCTACTCTCTCAAGTGGACAAAACCACCGAGAATTTGCAATTGCTGGAAATTGCTTCAGGCTCGGGACAACATGCTGGATTCCTGGCGCCCCTGCTGCCCAACATCACCTTCCAGCCGACGGAGTACGAAAGGAATCAGTTCGGTTCGATTGCTGCCTATGCAGGGGATTGTCCCACTCGAAATATTCGCCCGCCATTCCATGTGGACATCACCCGGGATCCCGGAGACTGGGAGGCTCCACCAGCACCAGCCAGCTACGACTACATGTTCAACTCGAACATGATGCACATCAGTCCGTGGTCCTGCTCCATTGGACTATTCCGGGCTGCCGGACAGCTGTTGAAGAAGGGCGGCAGGATGTTCACCTACGGACCATATGCACAAGACGGTATACTCGTTCCACAGAGCAATGTGGACTTCGATCGGAGCCTGCGACAGAGGGACGCCTCCTGGGGCGTTCGCGACATTAAGGACCTGAAGGTCTTGGCGGCCGAAAATGGACTGCAGCTGGAAAAGCTCGTCAAGATGCCATCAAACAACAAGTTCCTGACCTGGCTAAAGCTATAA
- the Try29F gene encoding trypsin 29F, isoform C — protein MRSSIGLTGMAKTILHLFIGGILLVNLSLGATVRRPRLDGRIVGGQVANIKDIPYQVSLQRSYHFCGGSLIAQGWVLTAAHCTEGSAILLSKVRIGSSRTSVGGQLVGIKRVHRHPKFDAYTIDFDFSLLELEEYSAKNVTQAFVGLPEQDADIADGTPVLVSGWGNTQSAQETSAVLRSVTVPKVSQTQCTEAYGNFGSITDRMLCAGLPEGGKDACQGDSGGPLAADGVLWGVVSWGYGCARPNYPGVYSRVSAVRDWISSVSGI, from the coding sequence ATGCGATCGAGCATTGGATTGACCGGCATGGCAAAGACGATTCTTCATCTGTTTATCGGCGGGATTCTCCTGGTAAATCTGAGCTTAGGAGCCACTGTAAGGCGCCCACGCCTGGATGGACGCATTGTGGGCGGCCAGGTGGCTAACATAAAGGACATTCCCTATCAGGTTTCCCTGCAGCGTAGCTATCACTTCTGTGGTGGCTCTTTAATCGCTCAGGGTTGGGTGCTCACAGCTGCCCACTGCACTGAAGGATCTGCGATACTCTTATCCAAAGTTCGTATTGGCTCCTCGCGGACTTCTGTGGGCGGTCAATTGGTGGGGATCAAGCGAGTTCATCGACATCCCAAATTCGATGCCTACACCATTGACTTTGACTTTTCGCTGCTCGAACTGGAGGAATATAGTGCCAAGAACGTGACGCAGGCTTTCGTTGGGCTTCCCGAACAGGATGCGGACATTGCCGATGGTACACCGGTCCTGGTTTCCGGCTGGGGAAACACGCAGAGCGCCCAGGAGACCTCAGCCGTTCTGCGGTCCGTTACGGTGCCCAAAGTCAGTCAGACGCAGTGCACAGAGGCTTATGGCAACTTTGGCAGCATCACGGATCGCATGCTCTGCGCCGGATTGCCGGAGGGCGGCAAGGACGCCTGCCAAGGTGACTCCGGAGGACCTCTCGCTGCTGATGGTGTCCTTTGGGGCGTGGTCTCCTGGGGCTACGGTTGTGCTAGACCAAACTATCCCGGCGTTTATTCGCGAGTCTCTGCGGTTCGTGACTGGATTAGCTCTGTTAGTGGCATTTGA
- the CG17906 gene encoding uncharacterized protein has translation MADPNAESCCQPLKEEFQRSKFSLHHEDPGVFCRSQWQNGERNLIWVLYRWLLAAFFAAGVIGSMMQDFNGGRWFIYLTDWGFTLCLFTCTYGAVIATIYYFNQSYFAPGHCALKIYWISHYTTSVLSMLITTVFWAALSLTMPEVAGELYNLWCHAFNSICMVFDCFMVAYPNRLMHFVYPFSVVLIFLMHSLIYYWAGGTDIDGNRFIYFALDWARPGLAIGFVCASLALICCFSLVAFGIYRLRMSVYNCCGKRKEEAPALKATPNESSPTV, from the exons ATGGCTGATCCGAACGCAGAGTCCTGCTGCCAGCCCCTAAAGGAGGAGTTTCAGCGGTCAAAATTCTCGCTGCACCATGAAGATCCTGGTGTCTTCTGCCGATCACAATGGCAGAACGGAGAGCGGAATTTAATCTGGGTTCTATACCGATGGCTTCTGGCTGCTTTCTTTGCCGCTGGAGTCATTGGCAGCATGATGCAGGATTTCAATGGCGGTCGATGGTTTATTTATCTCACGGATTGGGGATTTACACTGTGTCTATTTACCTGCACTTACGGGGCTGTAATCGCTACTATTTACTACTTCAATCAATCTTATTTTG CTCCCGGACATTGTGCTCTGAAAATTTACTGGATCTCACACTACACCACTTCGGTACTATCCATGTTGATTACCACCGTCTTCTGGGCAGCTCTATCATTAA CCATGCCAGAAGTGGCAGGTGAGCTTTACAACTTGTGGTGCCATGCATTCAACTCGATCTGCATGGTCTTCGACTGCTTTATGGTGGCTTATCCTAACCGTCTTATGCACTTTGTGTATCCCTTTTCGGTGGTGCTCATATTCTTGATGCATTCCCTTATTTACTATTGGGCCGGCGGAACCGACAT CGACGGAAATCGCTTCATCTACTTCGCCCTGGACTGGGCTCGACCTGGTCTGGCGATTGGATTCGTTTGCGCGAGTTTGGCATTGATCTGTTGCTTTTCCCTCGTGGCCTTTGGAATTTACAGGTTGCGGATGTCAGTGTACAACTGTTGTGGCAAAAGGAAGGAGGAAGCACCAGCCTTAAAAGCTACGCCCAATGAATCATCTCCAACTGTTTAA